One genomic window of Daphnia pulex isolate KAP4 chromosome 12, ASM2113471v1 includes the following:
- the LOC124209991 gene encoding 26S proteasome regulatory subunit 7, with translation MPDHLGEDMRKTKNEEVKEEKDIKALDERDIEILKTYGQGQYTKAIKNVEEDIQSIIKRVNELAGIKESDTGLAPPALWDLAADKQNLANEQPLQVARCTKIINADSDDPKYIINVKQFAKFVVDLADSVAPTDIEEGMRVGVDRNKYQIHIPLPPKIDPTVTMMQVEEKPDVTYSDVGGCKEQIEKLREVVETPLLHPERFVNLGIEPPKGVLLFGPPGTGKTLCARAVANRTDACFIRVIGSELVQKYVGEGARMVRELFEMARTKKACLIFFDEIDAIGGARFDDGAGGDNEVQRTMLELINQLDGFDPRGNIKVLMATNRPDTLDPALMRPGRLDRKVEFGLPDLEGRSHIFKIHARSMSVERDIRFELLARLCPNSTGAEIRSVCTEAGMFAIRARRKVATEKDFLEAVNKVIKSYAKFSATPRYMTYN, from the exons ATGCCCGACCATTTAGGAGAAGATATGcgtaaaactaaaaatgaagaagttaaagaagaaaaagatatcaaAG CTCTCGACGAAAGAGACATCGAAATTCTCAAAACCTAT GGTCAAGGACAATATACCAAGGCGATAAAAAATGTGGAGGAAGACATTCAGTCCATTATTAAACGTGTAAATGAACTTGCTGGCATCAAAGAATCAGACACAGGATTAGCACCCCCAGCATTATGGGACCTTGCTGCTGACAAGCAGAACTTAGCAAATGAACAACCCTTGCAA GTTGCCCGTTGTACAAAGATCATCAATGCAGACTCTGATGATCCTAAATACATCATCAATGTCAAACAATTTGCCAAGTTTGTTGTAGATCTGGCTGATTCAGTGGCTCCTACTGACATTGAAGAAGGCATGCGTGTTGGTGTAGATCGGAACAAATACCAGATCCACATTCCTCTCCCACCCAAAATTGACCCAACTGTCACAATGATGCAAGTAGAAGAAAAGCCAGATGTAACTTACAGTGATGTTGGTGGCTGCAaagaacaaattgaaaaacttcGCGAAGTCGTGGAAACGCCTTTACTTCAT CCGGAGAGATTTGTGAATCTTGGCATTGAGCCACCTAAGGgagttcttctttttggcccaCCTGGTACTGGCAAAACTCTTTGCGCTCGAGCTGTAGCCAATCGAACAGATGCTTGCTTCATTCGAGTTATCGGTTCTGAACTTGTTCAGAAGTACGTCGGAGAG GGAGCTCGAATGGTGAGAGAGTTGTTTGAAATGGCCAGGACAAAGAAAGCTTgtctcattttctttgatgaaaTCGATGCTATTGGTGGAGCACGTTTCGACGATGGTGCCGGTGGAGACAACGAAGTTCAGAGAACTATGTTGGAGTTGATTAATCAACTTGACGGTTTCGATCCTCGTGGAAACatcaag GTCTTGATGGCTACCAATCGACCCGACACTCTTGACCCAGCTTTGATGCGTCCCGGTCGATTAGATCGTAAAGTTGAATTCGGTCTGCCCGATTTGGAAGGCAGATCGCACATCTTCAAGATTCACGCTCGTTCCATGAGCGTCGAAAGGGACATTCGTTTCGAATTGTTAGCCCGTCTCTGTCCCAACAGCACTG GTGCCGAAATTCGTTCGGTATGTACAGAAGCCGGCATGTTTGCCATTCGTGCCCGTCGAAAGGTGGCCACTGAAAAAGATTTCCTCGAAGCTGTCAACAAAGTCATCAAGTCTTACGCTAAATTCAGCGCAACACCTCGCTACATGACTTACAATTAA
- the LOC124208486 gene encoding uncharacterized protein LOC124208486, with protein sequence MFFQLETLTSTSMKRQVPRFRFSVETPVANLFVFLTFVIQIIIGSSSQREEHLPVYFQFNHYFENRGIVSSICIGPFRSDVSGNCNFDHQLHVNEMDCFNCYLRDCLNKRNFMDITAYLMAGKNGSTQNNKNLKRFLNTNLTLFVNLENQCTWLKTKEYWSFLEWYMNWCKRYTWPNNSPKCLKTAATKSTTNAWTMTSSTLLPITSFPNFSRSTFLPITHWTETPLEHRQKSNSTTTDFSEQSPNESSFDYKILWVSLGATAVVCTLAVFVILFCQRAKIAKFLRKSENPDVVDDAFYYTDVSMRRLENQSAIDSVTYENVTPNVLLNYTELDFNVQKNLNPENAASEINSTNQSESVTYENVIPNLLHNEPITYVELDFNVHKNSNPENVAAEINSTTGLNQKRDIKGYVDSVIYAELRK encoded by the exons atgtttttccagTTGGAAACTTTAACGTCCACTAGCATGAAGAGACAAGTTCCACGATTCCGTTTTTCTGTTGAGACTCCTGTtgcaaatctttttgtttttctgactTTCGTAATACAGATCATTATAG GTTCGAGCTCCCAGAGGGAAGAGCATCTCCCCGTATATTTTCAGTTTAATCACTACTTTGAAAATCGCGGAATAGTTTCGTCTATTTGTATCGGCCCGTTCAGAAGTGATGTGAGTGGGAATTGCAATTTCGATCATCAATTACATGTTAACGAAATGGACTGCTTTAATTGCT ATCTTCGCGATTGCCTAAACAAAAGGAATTTTATGGATATTACAGCATACCTGATGGCTGGAAAAAACGGTTCCAcgcaaaataacaaaaatttgaaaagatttttgaatACAAATCTCACCTTATTTGTTAATCTAGAAAATCAATGTACATGGCTTAAAACGAAGGAATATTGGTCATTTCTAGAATGGTATATGAATTGGTGCAAAAGATACACATGGCCAAACAATAGTCCAAAATGTC TCAAGACGGCGGCTACTAAATCGACCACCAATGCTTGGACGATGACATCTTCAACATTATTACCAATCACTTCTTTTCCGAATTTTTCTCGTTCGACGTTTCTTCCAATCACACATTGGACTGAGACACCACTCGAACATCGGCAAAAGAGCAACTCAACTACTACTGATTTCAGCGAACAAAGCCCAAATGAAAGCAGCTTTGACTACAAGATCCTGTGGGTTTCCTTGGGTGCGACTGCAGTTGTTTGTACACTCGCAGTTTTCGTCATACTATTCTGTCAAAG ggCCAAAATCGcgaaatttttaagaaaaagtgaaaatccCGACGTAGTAGACGATGCATTCTATTACACAGATGTGTCGATGAGAAGACTCGAAAATCAATCTGCAATTGATAGTGTGACGTACGAAAATGTGACTCCAAATGTGTTACTAAACTACACCGAATTGGATTTCAACGtccagaaaaatttaaacccAGAAAATGCAGCTTCTGAAATTAATTCTACGAATCAATCTGAGAGCGTGACGTACGAAAATGTGATTCCAAATTTGTTACATAACGAACCCATCACTTACGTCGAATTGGATTTCAACGTccataaaaattcaaacccaGAAAATGTAGCTGCTGAAATTAATTCCACGACCGGTCTTAACCAAAAGCGCGATATAAAAGGCTACGTCGATTCAGTCATATACGCCGAGCTACGAAAGTGA
- the LOC124209042 gene encoding uncharacterized protein LOC124209042 encodes MPFCSSTVNNIMAVEILGSQLMLNYEWMLEHVEKTTTVLSKVILFHGEKVFRLCLKNTTTSKNPILIFLVANLNKLGLRVREVTYSKQDLESTQRMKEGEIKRTKDAGESLQLFTIDLSEMPSGKCTFYFSICIDGSVPAHSYHLSDRLAKEQLWSASSDSQHHVDVEFAVKDQRFSAHQAILAARSPVFAAEFTKEKPGRKDDEGPLQIIRIDDMEPEIVEQFLHFLYTGEPVLSSLANEELLKLAERYELKTLIDLCRTALTNIDVQQMMSCMSSLNPEATTMHEETHFFDPVHIRPDKETEIFHDDATSVFQCRWETALDSTALTPNVIIDYQNEKLFAPHLTGKILFSKRIENPWIHLICVNHRNFGLKATGAFCSTDYGRTWMKMKPMRADNVELFLFVAQATETFYTCNVHFRIEMTSTIENYHYDMMDTSWTTQLWQAALDQQLTDVEIFIGSIKLEAHRVVLSARSPVLSVLLDSIDHVKSSVAIEESMDVDVVKHFLKFLYTGCLEMSATNKQLLELAEMYEVNALVKICQLANCISPDVTSKLDALPSRVDVSDKPAVTFEMDIEVVKNFLAFLSMGSLDSSVHIRQLTALAEMYEVETLKKICQFNNSVAIDTDEVTTFLLTPF; translated from the exons ATGCCGTTTTGCAGCAGCACAGTCAACAATATCATGGCCGTCGAGATTTTGGGGTCCCAACTGATGTTGAATTACGAATGGATGTTGGAACACGTCGAGAAAACCACCACCGTTTTATCCAAAGTGATTCTCTTTCACGGTGAGAAGGTATTCCGTTTGTGCTTGAAGAACACGACGACGTCCAAGAATCCCATCTTGATCTTCTTGGTGGCCAACCTCAACAAACTCGGATTGAGAGTGCGAGAGGTGACGTACAGCAAACAAGATCTCGAATCCACCCAGAGGAtgaaagaaggagaaatcaAAAGGACTAAAGATGCCGGTGAAAGTTTGCAGTTGTTCACCATCGACCTCTCCGAGATGCCCTCTGGCAAATGCACCTTTTACTTTTCGATTTGCATCGATGGAAGCGTTCCGGCTCATTCTTACCACTTGTCCGACCGCCTGGCCAAGGAGCAATTGTGGAGTGCCTCTTCCGACAGCCAACATCACGTCGATGTCGAATTTGCTGTTAAAGACCAGCGATTTTCAGCCCACCAGGCCATTCTGGCCGCTCGCAGTCCCGTCTTTGCGGCCGAGTTCACCAAAGAGAAGCCGGGACGGAAGGACGACGAGGGTCCCCTGCAGATCATCCGAATCGACGACATGGAACCGGAAATTGTCGAGCAATTCCTGCACTTCCTGTACACGGGAGAGCCGGTTTTATCGTCGTTGGCTAATGAAGAGCTGCTCAAATTGGCTGAACGTTACGAGCTCAAGACTCTGATCGACTTGTGCCGGACGGCCTTGACCAATATCGATGTCCAGCAGATGATGAGCTGCATGTCTAGTCTCAACCCGGAAGCGACAACGATGCACGAGGAAACACATTTCTTCGATCCTGTCCACATAAG GCCGGATAAGGAGACGGAAATTTTCCATGATGACGCAACGTCCGTCTTTCAGTGCCGCTGGGAAACTGCCCTCGATTCAACCGCATTGACACCCAATGTCATCATCGACtatcaaaacgaaaagttATTTGCGCCCCACTTGACTGGGAAAATCCTGTTCAGCAAACGAATCGAAAATCCGTGGATTCATTTAATTTGCGTCAACCATCGCAACTTTGGTTTGAAAGCCACTGGCGCCTTTTGTTCCACCGATTACGGCCGGACGtggatgaaaatgaaaccCATGAGGGCCGATAACGTCGAACTGTTTCTCTTCGTGGCTCAAGCGACCGAAACATTTTACACTTGTAATGTTCATTTCCGCATCGAGATGACCAGCACCATTGAGAACTATCACTACGACATGATGGACACGTCGTGGACGACCCAGCTGTGGCAGGCCGCTTTAGACCAACAGCTGACGgatgttgaaatatttatcgGGTCCATCAAGCTGGAAGCCCACCGAGTTGTACTTTCCGCTCGCAGTCCCGTATTGAGTGTGTTGCTGGACAGCATCGATCACGTCAAATCGTCGGTGGCTATTGAGGAGAGTATGGATGTTGACGtagtgaaacattttttgaaatttttgtatacCGGATGTTTAGAGATGTCCGCCACCAACAAGCAACTACTGGAACTGGCCGAAATGTACGAAGTGAATGCACTTGTCAAAATTTGCCAGCTGGCCAATTGCATTTCTCCGGATGTCACATCTAAACTCGATGCCCTACCAAGCAGGGTCGACGTCTCCGACAAACCTGCTGTCACCTTTGAAATGGATATTGAGGTCGTGAAGAACTTTTTGGCATTTCTCAGTATGGGCTCGTTGGATTCAAGCGTACATATTAGACAGCTGACTGCGTTGGCGGAAATGTACGAAGTGGAAACCCTGAAGAAAATTTGCCAATTCAATAATAGTGTTGCTATTGATACCGATGAAGTTACCACCTTCCTTCTTACCCctttttaa
- the LOC124208528 gene encoding uncharacterized protein LOC124208528, with the protein MHPDEEPHENHGGTKVSTSLSSDIPIPGSDFEILGDKEIKPARILGESMMMITYRWELEDLEKDHKTISSRMICFRGEKVFRVGLKNRDKPTLIFMAIDLNRIGMRVREVGFDKQNSDIRQKMTHNNVDGESLQLFTFDLTEMVVGNCTFVFSIWLEGSVPVCYSYQLADRLAKKDLWNASTKSQHYVDVEFVCKADKKFSAHKAILAARSPVFAAEFEELAKNCKFKTNDDGPLQIHIDDVDPKAVERFLYFLYTGEAIKLSLADEELLKLAKRYELNTLVELCQIALKKVDVMQMASFVSNLDLDPESPPFVVRPDKDTELSFGHHESTYRCIWIFEGRKAAEKPLAIDYQNENLFSLHLKDEIIHFICVNHRKFVNQVIYSTNSKNWIKMKPKNAKHKLEKSEMLFFVAKSDVDFDHTSEQSIHFDIKMISTIGEYRYEMMDVSWLTQFWKAAEDGKLTDVDVYVGQKKLMEAHQVILSARSPVLSSLLSNMTKNGKATITFEADIDSSIVKHFLYFLYTGSSKINFSNKQYLALAEMHEVETLSKICNLAMVSSPDVDEVTNFLLANF; encoded by the exons atgcATCCGGACGAAGAACCTCATGAGAACCATGGCGGAACCAAAGTTTCGACGAGCTTAAGTTCGGATATCCCCATACCAGGAAG TGATTTCGAAATCCTTGGtgacaaagaaatcaaaccgGCCAGAATATTGGGCgaatcgatgatgatgatcactTATCGCTGGGAACTGGAAGATTTGGAAAAAGACCACAAAACAATCTCGTCCAGGATGATTTGCTTCCGCGGCGAGAAAGTGTTCCGCGTCGGTTTGAAAAACCGCGACAAACCGACGTTGATTTTCATGGCCATCGACCTCAACCGAATCGGAATGAGAGTCCGCGAAGTCGGATTCGATAAGCAAAACAGCGACATTCGTCAAAAGATGACTCACAACAATGTCGACGGCGAAAGTCTGCAGTTGTTCACCTTCGATCTGACCGAAATGGTCGTCGGCAATTGCACGTTCGTCTTCTCCATTTGGCTGGAAGGCAGCGTCCCCGTTTGCTATTCCTACCAGTTGGCCGATCGTCTGGCCAAAAAAGATTTATGGAATGCCTCGACTAAAAGTCAACACTACGTCGACGTCGAATTCGTTTGCAAGGCTGACAAGAAATTTTCGGCCCACAAAGCCATCCTGGCCGCTCGCAGTCCCGTCTTTGCAGCCGAATTTGAAGAATTGGCCAAGAACTGTAAATTTAAAACCAACGACGACGGACCTCTACAGATCCACATTGACGACGTGGACCCGAAAGCTGTTGAACGATTCCTCTATTTCCTCTACACCGGAGAAGCCATCAAATTATCTTTAGCCGACGAAGAATTACTCAAATTGGCCAAGCGCTACGAGCTCAACACTCTGGTGGAATTGTGTCAAATTGCTCTCAAGAAAGTCGATGTCATGCAAATGGCAAGTTTCGTATCCAATCTCGATCTTGATCCTGAATCGCCACCTTTCGTTGTCCG ACCGGATAAGGACACGGAATTAAGTTTCGGCCATCACGAATCCACTTATCGATGCATTTGGATATTTGAAGGACGCAAAGCGGCCGAAAAACCACTGGCAATCGACTATCAAAACgagaatcttttttctctgcatCTCAAAGACGAAATTATCCATTTCATTTGCGTTAATCACCGCAAATTCGTCAACCAAGTCATTTACTCGACCAACTCTAAAAACTGGATCAAAATGAAGCCGAAAAATGCCAAACACAAATTAGAGAAATCCGAAATGCTCTTCTTCGTGGCCAAATCTGACGTCGATTTCGATCACACTTCCGAGCAATCGATCCATTTCGACATCAAGATGATAAGCACCATCGGAGAGTACCGCTACGAGATGATGGACGTTTCCTGGTTGACTCAGTTCTGGAAGGCCGCCGAAGACGGAAAGCTGACCGATGTCGATGTCTACGTCGGCCAGAAAAAGTTGATGGAAGCCCATCAGGTGATCCTGTCTGCCCGCAGCCCCGTCCTGAGTAGCCTGTTGAGTAACATGACCAAGAACGGAAAAGCCACCATCACATTTGAAGCGGATATCGACTCTAGTATAGTCAAACACTTTTTGTATTTCCTGTACACGGGCTCGTCCAAGATCAATTTCAGCAACAAGCAATATCTGGCACTGGCCGAGATGCACGAAGTTGAAACGCTAAGCAAAATTTGTAATCTGGCTATGGTTTCCTCTCCGGACGTTGATGAAGTGACCAATTTCCTCCTGGCTAACTTTTAA
- the LOC124209998 gene encoding leukocyte receptor cluster member 9-like, whose product MDPTSSRCRSSQKGNPVIICLFFLEDRCKFGDQCHNLHPIRRKLSKKNKPKINQEDDDLAAACHQSLNRKMRTASDVIHRIQWDSALNVADFRVIYLDRFTGLGCTTMAEFLEQNSDDPTIPQHRIQQICYCPFTSPDSRCGWVVWEKQSRTDYVFGSGGGATIKLLDLIRHASKTSQPV is encoded by the coding sequence ATGGATCCAACCAGCAGCAGGTGTCGTTCTAGTCAAAAAGGTAACCCAGTCATCatttgtctgtttttcttgGAAGATCGCTGCAAATTTGGCGATCAGTGTCACAATCTTCATCCAATCAGACGAAAACTTTCCAAAAAGAATAAGCCGAAAATCAATCAAGAGGACGACGATCTCGCCGCTGCATGTCACCAAAGTCTCAACCGGAAGATGCGCACGGCTTCCGACGTCATCCATCGAATCCAATGGGATTCGGCTTTAAATGTCGCCGATTTCCGGGTGATTTACCTTGACCGATTCACCGGACTCGGTTGCACGACGATGGCCGAATTCCTGGAGCAGAATAGCGACGATCCCACCATTCCGCAGCATCGCATCCAGCAGATCTGCTACTGTCCATTCACCTCACCCGACAGCCGGTGCGGATGGGTCGTCTGGGAAAAGCAGAGCAGGACCGATTACGTTTTCGGCAGCGGAGGTGGCGCAACAATCAAACTACTCGATTTGATCCGGCACGCGAGCAAAACCAGTCAACCGGTGTAA